The genomic DNA CTGCTCAACCGATGGCTCGTGGACCAGATGCTGGGACTGGGCGAGGCCACCGAGGGCCGGGTGAACCGCCGGCTGATGCTCAAGTGCCTGGAGCGGCTGGAAGCCCGCAGGCGGCTCATCCAGGGGCCCACCGCTTGAGACCCAACGCCCCCTCTGCCATAAGCCGCGCCATGCCGGAGCATCGCGAGTTGGACATCCAGGAACAGCGCCGCAAGAGCCTCTCCATCCTCACGGGATTGTGGGTGGCCATCGCCATCATCCTGTTCCTCTTCCACTCGGTGCTGCTGCCCTTCGCCAGCGCCGCGCTCATCGCCTACCTGGTGCACCCGCTGGTCACCCGCATGACGCGCGTGCGGGTGCGCGGCCACGCGATTCCCCGCTGGGTGGGCATCCTCATCATCTACACCCTCTTCTTCGTGGCGATTTACCTCTTCTTCATCGCCATGGTGCCCCAGCTCTACGGGGAGCTGGCGCGCGTGAGCCGGGACGGAGTGGCCTTCGTCAATTCGCTCACGCCCGAGCGCATCCACCTGCTCGCCGACCACGTCGAGGACTGGCTGCGCGACCGGGGCATCCCCGTGGCCATCGCCACGCCGGAGGAGATCCGCAGTGGCGTGCCCGCCCATGGGCTCCTGGTCGACCTGGAGAAGATCATCCAGGACGGCGCCGTGCAGGTACGGGAGCTCGTGCGCCAGCACCTGGGCGACATCGTCACCATCTCGCGCGGCATCATCACGTCGGTGCTCGCGGGCGTGTTCATGATGTTCTTCATGCTCATGGTGGCCGCGTTCCTGTCCATCGACGCGCACGCCATCGTGGCCTACGTCACCAGCCTGTTGCCGGCCGAGTACGGCACCGACTCCCAGCGGCTGCTCGAGCGGATCGACCGCTCGCTGTCCGGAGTCGTGCGCGGCCAGGTCACCATCTGCCTGGTGAACGGGGCGCTCACCTTCG from Melittangium boletus DSM 14713 includes the following:
- a CDS encoding AI-2E family transporter; protein product: MPEHRELDIQEQRRKSLSILTGLWVAIAIILFLFHSVLLPFASAALIAYLVHPLVTRMTRVRVRGHAIPRWVGILIIYTLFFVAIYLFFIAMVPQLYGELARVSRDGVAFVNSLTPERIHLLADHVEDWLRDRGIPVAIATPEEIRSGVPAHGLLVDLEKIIQDGAVQVRELVRQHLGDIVTISRGIITSVLAGVFMMFFMLMVAAFLSIDAHAIVAYVTSLLPAEYGTDSQRLLERIDRSLSGVVRGQVTICLVNGALTFVGLLLFGVKFAFLLATVATVFSLIPIFGTILSSVPIVLIALADGVQKGFLILLWIIGIHALEAYFLNPKIMGSAARIHPVIVAFSLIAGEKMFGLVGALFAVPVASIVVACFDYARLKAQPAQSAALELPGASE